In Electrophorus electricus isolate fEleEle1 chromosome 6, fEleEle1.pri, whole genome shotgun sequence, a single genomic region encodes these proteins:
- the ubap2a gene encoding ubiquitin-associated protein 2a isoform X5 produces the protein MMTSLGSDRARGTRDKVLPTTTQTTQPQKQLQATAEQIRLAQMIYDKNDADFEDKVNQLMEVTGKNQDECMIALHDCNEDVNRAINFLLEGTSDTTSWETVGKKKSLGKDGVSSESKENKENGEKRGEKESSKARGGANRRGRGASRNRPARAEENGVDSAPVEKGADRGRRGRARASGGRGRGRAPGTSRFTAQGMGTFNPADYTSDGGTTNSHADVWESGANDATDGTVAWRSTLEDWAAEDWSEDLSETKVFTSSCARPAENHITPGQSLDLASLLQKPAGREELGSLKPASAQGLSHSLVFTNSHHQPTRNGGPTTGTTSYAHATLSSVLGSGFGELGGPKLGQTAGQQILEQLKAPGLGQLTSQPPSTGTSCAPGGGLPGTGISVPSSSWDIKPQSSASLSSQFSREFKMQPEPSLVLSQLSQRQPSSLSHSGPLPLAGQASSPPLTGATPPQGSLEGFSKAPEPSHPPLTVVQPADPQASSTQHRQMKTQKRRIPPTSKIPSSAVEMPGSTDVSGLNVQFGALDFGSESPMPDFSQPENCNSESTREATAVSQTQSSLYSKPMSESMASPVPLLMPLVSSDSIYPSPSVALPSLAPSLTTPSAATAPATSSSSSSSSSSSSSSSSASSAASSAGNSFDCGLAPHSRLTFSQSKEPPGPVSNGFNGVRTSAALDSASSSSTPKPESPSLGSSTSVAPSAPSSLLPPSVTPHSSALSSLAPELPSASLTPLSSSHVSSGHSVSALCTSASLTQYTSVDSASSLPPPPPPSSGAFSAAAASALPSSSVNSAASAGSSVLYSAALGLGVNGTTAPSAVRTTPLLSSSTGKAPPNLSQGVPPLLPNQYIMGPGGLLPAYPQIYGYEDLHMLQSRLPMDYYGITFPGPTATLSSRDGSLANNPYSGEVTKFGRGDSTSPAPPTSLSAAHAPQQAQPLQAQSQGQSQPQPQGHHSAQQAFLNPALPPGYSYTGLPYYPGVPGVPSAFQYGPTMFVPPASAKQHGMGLNNPSTPFQQPSGYGQHTFSSGYDDLTQGPAGAEYSKGYNNSSQPQAKSAASGPGKGVSVTSSNSGVPDISGTVYNKTQSFDKQGFHAGTPPPFNLPSALGGTGPLTPSGAPGYAPAPFLHILPAHQQPHSQLLHHHLTQDGQGGPSQRSQTSTMQQKTQVNKSSYGSSPYWGN, from the exons atgatgACCTCGCTGGGCAGCGATCGGGCCCGGGGCACTCGGGACAAAGTGCTgcccacaaccacacagaccacacaaccacaaaaacaGCTTCAG GCTACAGCCGAACAGATTCGACTTGCCCAGATGATCTATGACAAAAACGATGCAGATTTTGAAGACAAAGTCAACCAG CTCATGGAGGTGACAGGGAAGAACCAGGATGAGTGCATGATTGCTCTCCATGACTGCAATGAGGATGTCAACAGAGCCATCAACTTCCTGCTGGAGGGAACCTCTGACACG ACCTCCTGGGAGACCGTGGGGAAGAAGAAGAGCCTAGGAAAGGATGGTGTTTCTTCAGAAAGTAAGGAGAACAAGGAGAACGGGGAGAAGAGAGGCGAGAAGGAGAGCAGCAAGGCTCGTGGAGGAGCCAACCGCAGAGGTAGAGGAGCCAGCCGCAACAGGCCAG CGCGTGCTGAGGAGAATGGAGTGGACTCTGCACCCGTGGAGAAGGGAGCAGACCGTGGCCGTAGAGGACGAGCAAGAG CATCTGGAGGCAGGGGAAGGGGCCGGGCACCAGGGACCAGCAGGTTTACAGCACAGGGGATGGG GACCTTTAACCCGGCGGACTACACCTCGGACGGCGGCACGACCAACTCGCACGCTGATGTCTGGGAATCGGGGGCCAATGATGCCACGGACGGGACAG TGGCATGGCGGAGCACTCTGGAAGACTGGGCAGCTGAAGACTGGAGTGAGGAT CTGTCCGAGACCAAAGTTTTCACCTCCTCATGTGCGCGTCCAGCCGAGAACCACATCACCCCTGGACAAAG TCTGGACCTGGCATCTTTGCTGCAGAAACCTGCTGGCCGGGAGGAGTTGGGGAGTCTGAAGCCGGCCTCCGCACAGGGGCTCAGCCATAGCCTGGTGTTCACCAACTCCCACCACCAGCCCACCCGCAATGGAGGCCCCACCACCGGCACTACCAGCTACGCACACGCCACCCTG tcctCAGTTCTAGGCTCTGGGTTTGGGGAGTTGGGTGGTCCTAAGCTGGGACAGACTGCTGGGCAACAGATACTGGAGCAACTGAAGGCACCAGGTCTTGGGCAGCTTACCTCGCAGCCTCCCAGCACGGGGACCAGCTGTGCTCCTGGAGGAGGGCTGCCAGGGACGGGGATCTCTgtcccctcttcctcctgggACATCAAACCCCAGAGCTCTGCTTCACTGTCCTCCCAATTCAGTC GGGAGTTTAAGATGCAACCAGAACCCTCCTTGGTGCTAAGCCAGCTGAGCCAGCGGCAGCCGAGCTCTCTCAGCCACTCGGGCCCTCTGCCTCTGGCCGGGCAGGCCAGCTCTCCGCCGCTCACCGGCGCAACGCCCCCACAGGGCTCCCTGGAGGGCTTCTCCAAAGCACCGGAGCCCTCTCATCCCCCTCTGACGGTGGTGCAGCCTGCAGACCCCCAGGCCAGCAGCACGCAGCACCGCCAGATGAAGACACAGAAACGAAGGATACCTCCCACCTCCAAG ATTCCTTCCTCTGCGGTGGAGATGCCTGGCTCGACAGACGTGTCCGGGCTCAACGTGCAGTTTGGCGCGTTGGATTTTGGCTCGGAGTCGCCGATGCCGGACTTCAGCCAGCCGGAGAATTGTAACAGTGAAAGCACGCGAGAGGCCACAGCTGTTTCTCAGACCCAGAGCAGCCTCTACTCCAAACCTATGAG TGAATCTATGGCCAGTCCTGTCCCCCTGCTGATGCCTCTGGTCTCCTCCGACAGCATCTACCCATCTCCCTCCGTAGCTCTGCCCAGCCTGGCTCCGTCTCTGACCACTCCTAGCGCTGCCACGGCTCCTGcgacctcctcctcttcctcttcttcctcctcctcctcctcctcctcctcctcggctTCCTCGGCGGCATCTTCAGCTGGGAACAGCTTCGACTGTGGATTAGCGCCTCACTCAAGACTGACCTTCTCTCAGAGCAAGGAGCCTCCAGGCCCAGTCTCT AATGGTTTTAATGGCGTACGGACCTCTGCTGCTCTAGACT CCGCGTCGAGCTCCTCCACTCCGAAGCCAGAGTCTCCCTCTTTGGGCAGCAGTACCAGTGTTGCACCTTCTGCCCCCTCGTCTCTGCTGCCCCCCTCCGTTACCCCCCACAGCTCAGCCCTATCCAGTCTGGCCCCTGAGCTGCCCTCTGCCAGCCTGACTCCCCTCAGCAG TAGTCATGTGAGCAGTGGCCATTCAGTATCAGCACTTTGTACCAGCGCTTCACTAACG caGTACACTAGCGTGGACAGCGCGAGTTCcctgccgccgccgccgccgccgtcGTCAGGAGCGTTCTCGGCGGCGGCCGCCTCGGCTCTGCCCAGCAGCAGCGTGAACAGTGCGGCGAGCGCTGGCAGCAGCGTGCTGTACTCCGCAGCCCTGGGCCTGGGGGTCAACGGCACaacagcgccctctgctgtcAGGACCACAcccctgctctcctcctctaccG GCAAGGCTCCCCCTAACTTGTCTCAGGGGGTTCCGCCACTGCTCCCCAACCAGTACATCATGGGGCCTGGAGGTCTGCTGCCTGCATACCCG CAAATCTATGGCTATGAAGACCTCCACATGCTGCAGTCCAGATTACCTATG GATTACTATGGAATCACATTCCCGGGGCCCACAGCGACACTGTCCAGCAGAGATGGGAGCCTAGCCAACAATCCGTACTCAG GTGAAGTGACAAAGTTTGGGAGGGGCGACTCCACCTCACCAGCGCCCCCTACCAGCCTGTCGGCCGCTCACGCGCCCCAGCAGGCACAGCCGCTGCAGGCGCAGAGCCAAGGCCAGAGTCAGCCCCAGCCCCAGGGACACCACAGCGCCCAGCAGGCCTTCCTCAACCCGGCCCTACCCCCCGGCTACAGCTACACAGGCCTGCCCTACTACCCAGGAGTGCCGGGCGTCCCCAGCGCCTTCCAGTACGGCCCCACCATGTTCGTGCCTCCGGCCTCGGCGAAACAGCACGGCATGGGCCTGAACAACCCCTCCACACCATTCCAACAGCCCAGCGGCTATGGCCAGCACACCTTCAGCTCAG GGTATGATGACCTGACACAGGGCCCAGCAGGAGCAGAGTACAGCAAAGGGTACAACAACAGCTCTCAACCACAGGCCAAATCTGCTGCCTCTGGCCCAGGGAAAG GGGTCTCAGTGACATCCAGTAACTCTGGCGTCCCAGATATCAGTGGAACTGTTTACAATAAGACTCAG TCCTTTGATAAGCAGGGTTTCCATGCTGGAACTCCTCCTCCCTTCAACCTGCCCTCAGCCCTAGGGGGCACAGGACCTTTGACCCCGAGTGGTGCCCCTGGCTATGCCCCTGCTCCGTTTCTCCACATCCTGCCTGCGCACCAGCAGCCTCACTCCCAGCTGCTCCACCATCACCTCACCCAAGATGGCCAG GGTGGGCCGAGTCAGAGGAGCCAGACCAGCACCATGCAGCAAAAGACCCAGGTTAACAAGTCCAGCTATGGCAGCTCCCCCTACTGGGGCAACTAA
- the ubap2a gene encoding ubiquitin-associated protein 2a isoform X4 yields the protein MMTSLGSDRARGTRDKVLPTTTQTTQPQKQLQATAEQIRLAQMIYDKNDADFEDKVNQLMEVTGKNQDECMIALHDCNEDVNRAINFLLEGTSDTTSWETVGKKKSLGKDGVSSESKENKENGEKRGEKESSKARGGANRRGRGASRNRPARAEENGVDSAPVEKGADRGRRGRARASGGRGRGRAPGTSRFTAQGMGTFNPADYTSDGGTTNSHADVWESGANDATDGTVAWRSTLEDWAAEDWSEDVSLSETKVFTSSCARPAENHITPGQSLDLASLLQKPAGREELGSLKPASAQGLSHSLVFTNSHHQPTRNGGPTTGTTSYAHATLSSVLGSGFGELGGPKLGQTAGQQILEQLKAPGLGQLTSQPPSTGTSCAPGGGLPGTGISVPSSSWDIKPQSSASLSSQFSREFKMQPEPSLVLSQLSQRQPSSLSHSGPLPLAGQASSPPLTGATPPQGSLEGFSKAPEPSHPPLTVVQPADPQASSTQHRQMKTQKRRIPPTSKIPSSAVEMPGSTDVSGLNVQFGALDFGSESPMPDFSQPENCNSESTREATAVSQTQSSLYSKPMSESMASPVPLLMPLVSSDSIYPSPSVALPSLAPSLTTPSAATAPATSSSSSSSSSSSSSSSSASSAASSAGNSFDCGLAPHSRLTFSQSKEPPGPVSNGFNGVRTSAALDSASSSSTPKPESPSLGSSTSVAPSAPSSLLPPSVTPHSSALSSLAPELPSASLTPLSSHVSSGHSVSALCTSASLTYTSVDSASSLPPPPPPSSGAFSAAAASALPSSSVNSAASAGSSVLYSAALGLGVNGTTAPSAVRTTPLLSSSTGKAPPNLSQGVPPLLPNQYIMGPGGLLPAYPQIYGYEDLHMLQSRLPMDYYGITFPGPTATLSSRDGSLANNPYSGEVTKFGRGDSTSPAPPTSLSAAHAPQQAQPLQAQSQGQSQPQPQGHHSAQQAFLNPALPPGYSYTGLPYYPGVPGVPSAFQYGPTMFVPPASAKQHGMGLNNPSTPFQQPSGYGQHTFSSGYDDLTQGPAGAEYSKGYNNSSQPQAKSAASGPGKGVSVTSSNSGVPDISGTVYNKTQSFDKQGFHAGTPPPFNLPSALGGTGPLTPSGAPGYAPAPFLHILPAHQQPHSQLLHHHLTQDGQGGPSQRSQTSTMQQKTQVNKSSYGSSPYWGN from the exons atgatgACCTCGCTGGGCAGCGATCGGGCCCGGGGCACTCGGGACAAAGTGCTgcccacaaccacacagaccacacaaccacaaaaacaGCTTCAG GCTACAGCCGAACAGATTCGACTTGCCCAGATGATCTATGACAAAAACGATGCAGATTTTGAAGACAAAGTCAACCAG CTCATGGAGGTGACAGGGAAGAACCAGGATGAGTGCATGATTGCTCTCCATGACTGCAATGAGGATGTCAACAGAGCCATCAACTTCCTGCTGGAGGGAACCTCTGACACG ACCTCCTGGGAGACCGTGGGGAAGAAGAAGAGCCTAGGAAAGGATGGTGTTTCTTCAGAAAGTAAGGAGAACAAGGAGAACGGGGAGAAGAGAGGCGAGAAGGAGAGCAGCAAGGCTCGTGGAGGAGCCAACCGCAGAGGTAGAGGAGCCAGCCGCAACAGGCCAG CGCGTGCTGAGGAGAATGGAGTGGACTCTGCACCCGTGGAGAAGGGAGCAGACCGTGGCCGTAGAGGACGAGCAAGAG CATCTGGAGGCAGGGGAAGGGGCCGGGCACCAGGGACCAGCAGGTTTACAGCACAGGGGATGGG GACCTTTAACCCGGCGGACTACACCTCGGACGGCGGCACGACCAACTCGCACGCTGATGTCTGGGAATCGGGGGCCAATGATGCCACGGACGGGACAG TGGCATGGCGGAGCACTCTGGAAGACTGGGCAGCTGAAGACTGGAGTGAGGATGTGAGT CTGTCCGAGACCAAAGTTTTCACCTCCTCATGTGCGCGTCCAGCCGAGAACCACATCACCCCTGGACAAAG TCTGGACCTGGCATCTTTGCTGCAGAAACCTGCTGGCCGGGAGGAGTTGGGGAGTCTGAAGCCGGCCTCCGCACAGGGGCTCAGCCATAGCCTGGTGTTCACCAACTCCCACCACCAGCCCACCCGCAATGGAGGCCCCACCACCGGCACTACCAGCTACGCACACGCCACCCTG tcctCAGTTCTAGGCTCTGGGTTTGGGGAGTTGGGTGGTCCTAAGCTGGGACAGACTGCTGGGCAACAGATACTGGAGCAACTGAAGGCACCAGGTCTTGGGCAGCTTACCTCGCAGCCTCCCAGCACGGGGACCAGCTGTGCTCCTGGAGGAGGGCTGCCAGGGACGGGGATCTCTgtcccctcttcctcctgggACATCAAACCCCAGAGCTCTGCTTCACTGTCCTCCCAATTCAGTC GGGAGTTTAAGATGCAACCAGAACCCTCCTTGGTGCTAAGCCAGCTGAGCCAGCGGCAGCCGAGCTCTCTCAGCCACTCGGGCCCTCTGCCTCTGGCCGGGCAGGCCAGCTCTCCGCCGCTCACCGGCGCAACGCCCCCACAGGGCTCCCTGGAGGGCTTCTCCAAAGCACCGGAGCCCTCTCATCCCCCTCTGACGGTGGTGCAGCCTGCAGACCCCCAGGCCAGCAGCACGCAGCACCGCCAGATGAAGACACAGAAACGAAGGATACCTCCCACCTCCAAG ATTCCTTCCTCTGCGGTGGAGATGCCTGGCTCGACAGACGTGTCCGGGCTCAACGTGCAGTTTGGCGCGTTGGATTTTGGCTCGGAGTCGCCGATGCCGGACTTCAGCCAGCCGGAGAATTGTAACAGTGAAAGCACGCGAGAGGCCACAGCTGTTTCTCAGACCCAGAGCAGCCTCTACTCCAAACCTATGAG TGAATCTATGGCCAGTCCTGTCCCCCTGCTGATGCCTCTGGTCTCCTCCGACAGCATCTACCCATCTCCCTCCGTAGCTCTGCCCAGCCTGGCTCCGTCTCTGACCACTCCTAGCGCTGCCACGGCTCCTGcgacctcctcctcttcctcttcttcctcctcctcctcctcctcctcctcctcggctTCCTCGGCGGCATCTTCAGCTGGGAACAGCTTCGACTGTGGATTAGCGCCTCACTCAAGACTGACCTTCTCTCAGAGCAAGGAGCCTCCAGGCCCAGTCTCT AATGGTTTTAATGGCGTACGGACCTCTGCTGCTCTAGACT CCGCGTCGAGCTCCTCCACTCCGAAGCCAGAGTCTCCCTCTTTGGGCAGCAGTACCAGTGTTGCACCTTCTGCCCCCTCGTCTCTGCTGCCCCCCTCCGTTACCCCCCACAGCTCAGCCCTATCCAGTCTGGCCCCTGAGCTGCCCTCTGCCAGCCTGACTCCCCTCAGCAG TCATGTGAGCAGTGGCCATTCAGTATCAGCACTTTGTACCAGCGCTTCACTAACG TACACTAGCGTGGACAGCGCGAGTTCcctgccgccgccgccgccgccgtcGTCAGGAGCGTTCTCGGCGGCGGCCGCCTCGGCTCTGCCCAGCAGCAGCGTGAACAGTGCGGCGAGCGCTGGCAGCAGCGTGCTGTACTCCGCAGCCCTGGGCCTGGGGGTCAACGGCACaacagcgccctctgctgtcAGGACCACAcccctgctctcctcctctaccG GCAAGGCTCCCCCTAACTTGTCTCAGGGGGTTCCGCCACTGCTCCCCAACCAGTACATCATGGGGCCTGGAGGTCTGCTGCCTGCATACCCG CAAATCTATGGCTATGAAGACCTCCACATGCTGCAGTCCAGATTACCTATG GATTACTATGGAATCACATTCCCGGGGCCCACAGCGACACTGTCCAGCAGAGATGGGAGCCTAGCCAACAATCCGTACTCAG GTGAAGTGACAAAGTTTGGGAGGGGCGACTCCACCTCACCAGCGCCCCCTACCAGCCTGTCGGCCGCTCACGCGCCCCAGCAGGCACAGCCGCTGCAGGCGCAGAGCCAAGGCCAGAGTCAGCCCCAGCCCCAGGGACACCACAGCGCCCAGCAGGCCTTCCTCAACCCGGCCCTACCCCCCGGCTACAGCTACACAGGCCTGCCCTACTACCCAGGAGTGCCGGGCGTCCCCAGCGCCTTCCAGTACGGCCCCACCATGTTCGTGCCTCCGGCCTCGGCGAAACAGCACGGCATGGGCCTGAACAACCCCTCCACACCATTCCAACAGCCCAGCGGCTATGGCCAGCACACCTTCAGCTCAG GGTATGATGACCTGACACAGGGCCCAGCAGGAGCAGAGTACAGCAAAGGGTACAACAACAGCTCTCAACCACAGGCCAAATCTGCTGCCTCTGGCCCAGGGAAAG GGGTCTCAGTGACATCCAGTAACTCTGGCGTCCCAGATATCAGTGGAACTGTTTACAATAAGACTCAG TCCTTTGATAAGCAGGGTTTCCATGCTGGAACTCCTCCTCCCTTCAACCTGCCCTCAGCCCTAGGGGGCACAGGACCTTTGACCCCGAGTGGTGCCCCTGGCTATGCCCCTGCTCCGTTTCTCCACATCCTGCCTGCGCACCAGCAGCCTCACTCCCAGCTGCTCCACCATCACCTCACCCAAGATGGCCAG GGTGGGCCGAGTCAGAGGAGCCAGACCAGCACCATGCAGCAAAAGACCCAGGTTAACAAGTCCAGCTATGGCAGCTCCCCCTACTGGGGCAACTAA
- the ubap2a gene encoding ubiquitin-associated protein 2a isoform X3, whose protein sequence is MMTSLGSDRARGTRDKVLPTTTQTTQPQKQLQATAEQIRLAQMIYDKNDADFEDKVNQLMEVTGKNQDECMIALHDCNEDVNRAINFLLEGTSDTTSWETVGKKKSLGKDGVSSESKENKENGEKRGEKESSKARGGANRRGRGASRNRPARAEENGVDSAPVEKGADRGRRGRARASGGRGRGRAPGTSRFTAQGMGTFNPADYTSDGGTTNSHADVWESGANDATDGTVAWRSTLEDWAAEDWSEDVSLSETKVFTSSCARPAENHITPGQSLDLASLLQKPAGREELGSLKPASAQGLSHSLVFTNSHHQPTRNGGPTTGTTSYAHATLSSVLGSGFGELGGPKLGQTAGQQILEQLKAPGLGQLTSQPPSTGTSCAPGGGLPGTGISVPSSSWDIKPQSSASLSSQFSREFKMQPEPSLVLSQLSQRQPSSLSHSGPLPLAGQASSPPLTGATPPQGSLEGFSKAPEPSHPPLTVVQPADPQASSTQHRQMKTQKRRIPPTSKIPSSAVEMPGSTDVSGLNVQFGALDFGSESPMPDFSQPENCNSESTREATAVSQTQSSLYSKPMSESMASPVPLLMPLVSSDSIYPSPSVALPSLAPSLTTPSAATAPATSSSSSSSSSSSSSSSSASSAASSAGNSFDCGLAPHSRLTFSQSKEPPGPVSNGFNGVRTSAALDSASSSSTPKPESPSLGSSTSVAPSAPSSLLPPSVTPHSSALSSLAPELPSASLTPLSSHVSSGHSVSALCTSASLTQYTSVDSASSLPPPPPPSSGAFSAAAASALPSSSVNSAASAGSSVLYSAALGLGVNGTTAPSAVRTTPLLSSSTGKAPPNLSQGVPPLLPNQYIMGPGGLLPAYPQIYGYEDLHMLQSRLPMDYYGITFPGPTATLSSRDGSLANNPYSGEVTKFGRGDSTSPAPPTSLSAAHAPQQAQPLQAQSQGQSQPQPQGHHSAQQAFLNPALPPGYSYTGLPYYPGVPGVPSAFQYGPTMFVPPASAKQHGMGLNNPSTPFQQPSGYGQHTFSSGYDDLTQGPAGAEYSKGYNNSSQPQAKSAASGPGKGVSVTSSNSGVPDISGTVYNKTQSFDKQGFHAGTPPPFNLPSALGGTGPLTPSGAPGYAPAPFLHILPAHQQPHSQLLHHHLTQDGQGGPSQRSQTSTMQQKTQVNKSSYGSSPYWGN, encoded by the exons atgatgACCTCGCTGGGCAGCGATCGGGCCCGGGGCACTCGGGACAAAGTGCTgcccacaaccacacagaccacacaaccacaaaaacaGCTTCAG GCTACAGCCGAACAGATTCGACTTGCCCAGATGATCTATGACAAAAACGATGCAGATTTTGAAGACAAAGTCAACCAG CTCATGGAGGTGACAGGGAAGAACCAGGATGAGTGCATGATTGCTCTCCATGACTGCAATGAGGATGTCAACAGAGCCATCAACTTCCTGCTGGAGGGAACCTCTGACACG ACCTCCTGGGAGACCGTGGGGAAGAAGAAGAGCCTAGGAAAGGATGGTGTTTCTTCAGAAAGTAAGGAGAACAAGGAGAACGGGGAGAAGAGAGGCGAGAAGGAGAGCAGCAAGGCTCGTGGAGGAGCCAACCGCAGAGGTAGAGGAGCCAGCCGCAACAGGCCAG CGCGTGCTGAGGAGAATGGAGTGGACTCTGCACCCGTGGAGAAGGGAGCAGACCGTGGCCGTAGAGGACGAGCAAGAG CATCTGGAGGCAGGGGAAGGGGCCGGGCACCAGGGACCAGCAGGTTTACAGCACAGGGGATGGG GACCTTTAACCCGGCGGACTACACCTCGGACGGCGGCACGACCAACTCGCACGCTGATGTCTGGGAATCGGGGGCCAATGATGCCACGGACGGGACAG TGGCATGGCGGAGCACTCTGGAAGACTGGGCAGCTGAAGACTGGAGTGAGGATGTGAGT CTGTCCGAGACCAAAGTTTTCACCTCCTCATGTGCGCGTCCAGCCGAGAACCACATCACCCCTGGACAAAG TCTGGACCTGGCATCTTTGCTGCAGAAACCTGCTGGCCGGGAGGAGTTGGGGAGTCTGAAGCCGGCCTCCGCACAGGGGCTCAGCCATAGCCTGGTGTTCACCAACTCCCACCACCAGCCCACCCGCAATGGAGGCCCCACCACCGGCACTACCAGCTACGCACACGCCACCCTG tcctCAGTTCTAGGCTCTGGGTTTGGGGAGTTGGGTGGTCCTAAGCTGGGACAGACTGCTGGGCAACAGATACTGGAGCAACTGAAGGCACCAGGTCTTGGGCAGCTTACCTCGCAGCCTCCCAGCACGGGGACCAGCTGTGCTCCTGGAGGAGGGCTGCCAGGGACGGGGATCTCTgtcccctcttcctcctgggACATCAAACCCCAGAGCTCTGCTTCACTGTCCTCCCAATTCAGTC GGGAGTTTAAGATGCAACCAGAACCCTCCTTGGTGCTAAGCCAGCTGAGCCAGCGGCAGCCGAGCTCTCTCAGCCACTCGGGCCCTCTGCCTCTGGCCGGGCAGGCCAGCTCTCCGCCGCTCACCGGCGCAACGCCCCCACAGGGCTCCCTGGAGGGCTTCTCCAAAGCACCGGAGCCCTCTCATCCCCCTCTGACGGTGGTGCAGCCTGCAGACCCCCAGGCCAGCAGCACGCAGCACCGCCAGATGAAGACACAGAAACGAAGGATACCTCCCACCTCCAAG ATTCCTTCCTCTGCGGTGGAGATGCCTGGCTCGACAGACGTGTCCGGGCTCAACGTGCAGTTTGGCGCGTTGGATTTTGGCTCGGAGTCGCCGATGCCGGACTTCAGCCAGCCGGAGAATTGTAACAGTGAAAGCACGCGAGAGGCCACAGCTGTTTCTCAGACCCAGAGCAGCCTCTACTCCAAACCTATGAG TGAATCTATGGCCAGTCCTGTCCCCCTGCTGATGCCTCTGGTCTCCTCCGACAGCATCTACCCATCTCCCTCCGTAGCTCTGCCCAGCCTGGCTCCGTCTCTGACCACTCCTAGCGCTGCCACGGCTCCTGcgacctcctcctcttcctcttcttcctcctcctcctcctcctcctcctcctcggctTCCTCGGCGGCATCTTCAGCTGGGAACAGCTTCGACTGTGGATTAGCGCCTCACTCAAGACTGACCTTCTCTCAGAGCAAGGAGCCTCCAGGCCCAGTCTCT AATGGTTTTAATGGCGTACGGACCTCTGCTGCTCTAGACT CCGCGTCGAGCTCCTCCACTCCGAAGCCAGAGTCTCCCTCTTTGGGCAGCAGTACCAGTGTTGCACCTTCTGCCCCCTCGTCTCTGCTGCCCCCCTCCGTTACCCCCCACAGCTCAGCCCTATCCAGTCTGGCCCCTGAGCTGCCCTCTGCCAGCCTGACTCCCCTCAGCAG TCATGTGAGCAGTGGCCATTCAGTATCAGCACTTTGTACCAGCGCTTCACTAACG caGTACACTAGCGTGGACAGCGCGAGTTCcctgccgccgccgccgccgccgtcGTCAGGAGCGTTCTCGGCGGCGGCCGCCTCGGCTCTGCCCAGCAGCAGCGTGAACAGTGCGGCGAGCGCTGGCAGCAGCGTGCTGTACTCCGCAGCCCTGGGCCTGGGGGTCAACGGCACaacagcgccctctgctgtcAGGACCACAcccctgctctcctcctctaccG GCAAGGCTCCCCCTAACTTGTCTCAGGGGGTTCCGCCACTGCTCCCCAACCAGTACATCATGGGGCCTGGAGGTCTGCTGCCTGCATACCCG CAAATCTATGGCTATGAAGACCTCCACATGCTGCAGTCCAGATTACCTATG GATTACTATGGAATCACATTCCCGGGGCCCACAGCGACACTGTCCAGCAGAGATGGGAGCCTAGCCAACAATCCGTACTCAG GTGAAGTGACAAAGTTTGGGAGGGGCGACTCCACCTCACCAGCGCCCCCTACCAGCCTGTCGGCCGCTCACGCGCCCCAGCAGGCACAGCCGCTGCAGGCGCAGAGCCAAGGCCAGAGTCAGCCCCAGCCCCAGGGACACCACAGCGCCCAGCAGGCCTTCCTCAACCCGGCCCTACCCCCCGGCTACAGCTACACAGGCCTGCCCTACTACCCAGGAGTGCCGGGCGTCCCCAGCGCCTTCCAGTACGGCCCCACCATGTTCGTGCCTCCGGCCTCGGCGAAACAGCACGGCATGGGCCTGAACAACCCCTCCACACCATTCCAACAGCCCAGCGGCTATGGCCAGCACACCTTCAGCTCAG GGTATGATGACCTGACACAGGGCCCAGCAGGAGCAGAGTACAGCAAAGGGTACAACAACAGCTCTCAACCACAGGCCAAATCTGCTGCCTCTGGCCCAGGGAAAG GGGTCTCAGTGACATCCAGTAACTCTGGCGTCCCAGATATCAGTGGAACTGTTTACAATAAGACTCAG TCCTTTGATAAGCAGGGTTTCCATGCTGGAACTCCTCCTCCCTTCAACCTGCCCTCAGCCCTAGGGGGCACAGGACCTTTGACCCCGAGTGGTGCCCCTGGCTATGCCCCTGCTCCGTTTCTCCACATCCTGCCTGCGCACCAGCAGCCTCACTCCCAGCTGCTCCACCATCACCTCACCCAAGATGGCCAG GGTGGGCCGAGTCAGAGGAGCCAGACCAGCACCATGCAGCAAAAGACCCAGGTTAACAAGTCCAGCTATGGCAGCTCCCCCTACTGGGGCAACTAA